One Pectobacterium colocasium DNA segment encodes these proteins:
- a CDS encoding DUF72 domain-containing protein: MYIGLPQWQHPAWSRLGLNDLADYSRYFTCVEGNTTFYALPSREIVGRWRDMTHDDFRFCFKFPSTISHKAALQNCDSDVGLFYQCIEPIAHRIGQLWLQLPAAFGPAQLPVLWRFLDALPQGFGYGVEVRHPLFFAKGDEERALNQGLQQRGINRVILDSRPVHHAAPDSAAMREAQRKKPRVPVHAVLTATQPLIRFIGSETPEENLRWFESWRNKLPQWNEANPFFFIHTPDIGDAPPLAQQLWPLLAEIDPTLPPQPDWPQQATLF, translated from the coding sequence ATGTACATCGGATTACCGCAATGGCAGCACCCGGCATGGAGTCGGTTAGGACTCAACGATCTTGCCGATTACAGCCGCTACTTTACCTGCGTTGAAGGCAATACGACCTTTTATGCGTTACCTTCACGTGAGATCGTCGGGCGCTGGCGTGATATGACGCATGACGATTTCCGCTTTTGCTTTAAATTTCCTTCAACGATCAGCCATAAAGCCGCCTTGCAGAACTGTGACAGCGATGTCGGCCTTTTTTATCAATGCATTGAACCCATTGCACACCGTATCGGGCAGCTCTGGCTGCAACTCCCTGCCGCTTTCGGCCCTGCGCAACTCCCCGTTCTATGGCGTTTTCTCGATGCCTTACCGCAGGGATTTGGCTACGGCGTGGAAGTGCGTCACCCGCTATTTTTTGCCAAAGGTGATGAGGAGCGCGCGCTGAATCAGGGATTGCAGCAGCGCGGCATTAACCGCGTGATTCTCGACAGCCGTCCGGTTCACCATGCCGCGCCAGACAGTGCAGCCATGCGTGAGGCCCAGCGTAAGAAACCTCGCGTGCCAGTACACGCCGTGCTCACCGCCACACAGCCGCTTATCCGCTTTATCGGTAGTGAAACGCCGGAAGAAAATCTTCGCTGGTTCGAGTCGTGGCGTAACAAACTGCCGCAATGGAACGAGGCCAATCCCTTCTTCTTCATTCACACACCGGATATTGGTGATGCTCCTCCACTGGCGCAACAGCTTTGGCCGCTACTCGCTGAGATCGACCCAACCTTGCCGCCCCAGCCGGATTGGCCACAGCAGGCAACGCTCTTTTGA
- a CDS encoding MAPEG family protein, which translates to MVSALYIVLGAILLIKLSIDVVKLRMQYRVAYGDGGFYELQTAIRVHGNAVEYIPIAAILLVLMEMNGALVIMIHFCGILLITGRLVHYYGLRHREFRWRRSGMAATYASLILMIAANLYYLPWDLVFTLY; encoded by the coding sequence ATGGTAAGTGCGCTCTATATCGTGCTTGGCGCAATCTTGTTGATAAAGCTGTCTATTGATGTTGTGAAACTCAGAATGCAGTATCGCGTGGCCTATGGCGACGGCGGATTTTATGAATTGCAAACCGCCATCCGAGTACATGGCAATGCGGTTGAATATATCCCGATTGCGGCGATTTTGCTGGTGCTGATGGAAATGAACGGCGCCCTTGTCATTATGATCCATTTCTGCGGCATCTTATTGATTACCGGACGTTTAGTTCACTATTACGGCCTTCGGCACCGCGAATTTCGCTGGCGGCGTTCAGGTATGGCGGCAACGTATGCCTCGCTTATCCTGATGATTGCAGCAAACCTCTATTACCTCCCCTGGGATCTGGTTTTCACGCTGTATTGA
- a CDS encoding VOC family protein, protein MLPNDLITDLARFEHALQELADVLQLDLGAFHADHISLRCNQNTTAESWKAALLKTGRLLSENQINGRPICLFILDKAISVGPWEMTCIELPWPGKKHYPHEGWEHVELVLPGEAETLHQRALACLSDDALRTPGIKLKFSSPQGEKERIPNPTLAVTNGKVTIKFHPFDIRDVVASEMSSQ, encoded by the coding sequence ATGTTACCCAATGATTTGATAACGGATTTAGCGCGTTTTGAGCACGCGTTGCAGGAATTGGCCGATGTACTACAGCTGGATTTAGGCGCATTTCATGCTGACCATATTTCTCTGCGCTGTAACCAAAATACGACGGCTGAATCCTGGAAAGCGGCGCTGCTAAAGACGGGCCGCCTACTGTCTGAAAACCAGATCAATGGTCGCCCAATCTGCTTGTTTATACTGGATAAGGCTATATCGGTCGGCCCTTGGGAAATGACGTGTATCGAGCTACCGTGGCCGGGGAAAAAACATTATCCGCATGAAGGATGGGAGCATGTAGAACTGGTGCTGCCTGGGGAGGCGGAAACGCTGCATCAGCGTGCGCTGGCCTGTTTGTCTGATGATGCGCTGCGTACGCCGGGTATCAAGCTGAAATTCAGTTCTCCACAAGGTGAAAAAGAACGAATACCTAATCCGACGCTGGCGGTAACCAATGGGAAAGTGACAATAAAATTCCATCCATTTGATATACGCGATGTTGTCGCGAGCGAAATGTCTTCACAATGA
- the cmoB gene encoding tRNA 5-methoxyuridine(34)/uridine 5-oxyacetic acid(34) synthase CmoB: MIDFGNFYQQIAKGPLSHWLNTLPSQLSSWQQESLHGKFKLWFNSLEHLPSLTPTALDLNDSVTARMEPDISEGQREGIEKLLRNLMPWRKGPFSLYGVDINTEWRSDWKWQRVLPHISPLKNRLILDVGCGSGYHLWRMVGEGATMAVGIDPMQLFLCQFEAVRKLLGDDQRAHVLPLGIEQLPELAAFDTVFSMGVLYHRRSPLDHLWQLKNQLVAGGELVLETLVIEGDENQVLVPGERYAQMRNVYFIPSATALTTWLEKCGFVDVRVVDICTTTTQEQRRTDWMITESLAEFLDPEDPTKTVEGYPAPVRAVLVARKPGIYQP, encoded by the coding sequence GTGATCGATTTCGGCAATTTTTATCAGCAAATCGCAAAAGGCCCGCTCAGCCACTGGCTTAACACGCTGCCTTCACAGCTCAGCAGTTGGCAGCAGGAATCCTTGCACGGTAAGTTCAAACTCTGGTTTAACTCGCTGGAACATCTCCCCTCGTTGACGCCAACCGCCCTGGATTTAAACGACAGTGTCACCGCGCGCATGGAACCCGATATTTCCGAGGGGCAACGTGAAGGTATTGAAAAGCTGCTGCGTAACCTGATGCCCTGGCGTAAAGGGCCCTTTTCGCTTTACGGCGTAGATATCAACACAGAGTGGCGCTCTGATTGGAAATGGCAGCGCGTTTTGCCACATATCAGCCCGTTGAAGAATCGTCTGATTCTGGATGTGGGCTGCGGCAGCGGCTATCACCTGTGGCGGATGGTCGGTGAAGGCGCCACGATGGCAGTCGGCATCGATCCGATGCAGCTATTCTTATGTCAATTTGAAGCCGTACGTAAACTGCTTGGTGACGATCAGCGGGCGCACGTTCTGCCACTCGGCATTGAACAACTCCCCGAACTTGCCGCTTTTGACACCGTGTTTTCGATGGGCGTGCTGTATCACCGTCGTTCCCCACTCGATCACCTGTGGCAATTGAAGAATCAATTGGTAGCGGGCGGTGAACTGGTGCTGGAAACCCTCGTCATTGAAGGCGATGAAAACCAGGTGCTGGTGCCAGGAGAACGCTACGCGCAAATGCGCAATGTGTATTTCATCCCTTCCGCGACTGCCTTGACCACATGGCTTGAGAAATGCGGATTTGTTGATGTCCGCGTCGTCGATATTTGCACCACGACAACGCAGGAGCAGCGTCGGACAGACTGGATGATCACAGAATCGCTGGCTGAGTTCCTCGATCCTGAAGATCCGACCAAAACGGTGGAAGGCTACCCCGCACCGGTACGAGCCGTACTGGTTGCTCGTAAACCCGGTATCTACCAGCCCTAA
- the argS gene encoding arginine--tRNA ligase, translated as MNIQALLSEKVSQALTAAGAPADSEAQIRQSAKAQFGDYQANGVMAVAKKLGMPPRQLAEKVVQLLALEGIAEKTEIAGPGFINIFLDKQWVASQVENALNAPKLGLTQVEPQTIVIDYSAPNVAKEMHVGHLRSTIIGDAAARTLEFLGHNVIRANHVGDWGTQFGMLIAYLEKMQNENASEMDLSDLEAFYREAKKHYDEDADFAERARAYVVKLQGGDEYCRQMWHNLVDITMTQNQINYERLNVTLTKQDVMGESLYNSMLPGIVADLKAKGLAVESEGATVVFLDEYKNKEGEPMGVIIQKKDGGYLYTTTDIACAKYRYETLNADRVLYYIDSRQHQHLMQAWTIVRKAGYVPDSVSLEHHMFGMMLGKDGKPFKTRAGGTIKLSELLDEAYDRALKLIAEKNPQMESDELTALAKVVSIGAIKYADLSKSRTTDYVFDWDNMLAFEGNTAPYMQYAYTRVASIFKRAGIQEDSLTQPITLSDEREFALATRLLQFEETITTVAREGTPHVMCSYLYDLAGLFSGFYEHCPILNADSDDVRQSRLRLALLTAKTLKQGLDTLGIETVEKM; from the coding sequence GTGAATATTCAGGCTCTTCTCTCCGAAAAAGTCAGCCAGGCGTTAACCGCCGCGGGCGCGCCAGCAGACAGCGAAGCTCAGATTCGTCAGTCGGCAAAAGCACAGTTTGGTGACTATCAGGCCAATGGCGTTATGGCCGTGGCAAAAAAACTGGGCATGCCGCCGCGACAATTGGCCGAAAAAGTCGTCCAGCTTTTGGCGCTGGAGGGCATTGCAGAAAAAACAGAAATCGCAGGCCCGGGATTTATTAATATTTTTCTCGATAAGCAGTGGGTTGCGAGCCAGGTTGAGAACGCCCTGAATGCACCAAAACTGGGTTTAACGCAGGTTGAACCACAAACGATCGTGATTGACTATTCTGCCCCCAACGTCGCGAAAGAAATGCACGTCGGCCACCTGCGTTCGACCATCATTGGTGACGCCGCGGCCCGTACGCTGGAGTTTCTGGGTCACAATGTCATTCGTGCCAACCACGTCGGTGACTGGGGTACGCAGTTTGGCATGCTGATTGCCTATCTTGAAAAAATGCAAAACGAAAACGCCAGCGAGATGGATCTGTCCGATCTTGAAGCCTTCTATCGTGAAGCGAAGAAACACTACGATGAAGACGCCGATTTCGCCGAACGCGCACGCGCTTACGTGGTAAAATTGCAGGGTGGCGATGAATATTGCCGCCAGATGTGGCACAACCTCGTCGATATCACCATGACGCAAAACCAGATCAACTATGAACGCCTCAATGTCACGCTGACCAAGCAGGATGTGATGGGTGAAAGCCTGTATAACAGCATGCTGCCGGGTATCGTCGCCGATCTGAAGGCCAAAGGTCTGGCGGTAGAAAGTGAAGGCGCTACGGTGGTTTTCCTTGATGAATATAAAAACAAGGAAGGCGAACCGATGGGCGTCATCATCCAGAAAAAGGATGGCGGCTACCTCTATACCACAACGGATATCGCCTGCGCCAAATACCGTTATGAAACCCTGAACGCCGATCGTGTGCTTTACTACATCGACTCCCGCCAGCATCAGCACCTGATGCAAGCCTGGACCATCGTGCGTAAAGCGGGCTATGTGCCTGATTCCGTCAGTCTGGAACACCATATGTTCGGCATGATGCTGGGCAAAGACGGTAAGCCATTCAAAACGCGTGCAGGCGGGACGATTAAACTGTCCGAGTTGTTAGATGAAGCCTACGATCGTGCTCTGAAGCTCATCGCAGAGAAAAATCCACAAATGGAAAGCGATGAGTTAACCGCGCTGGCGAAAGTGGTTTCCATCGGTGCGATCAAATACGCCGATCTGTCGAAGAGCCGTACCACGGACTACGTTTTCGATTGGGACAACATGTTGGCGTTTGAAGGCAATACCGCGCCTTACATGCAATACGCCTACACCCGCGTCGCGTCTATTTTCAAGCGTGCAGGCATACAGGAAGACAGCTTAACGCAGCCGATTACGCTGAGCGATGAGCGCGAATTTGCCCTTGCCACGCGTCTGCTGCAATTCGAAGAAACTATCACCACCGTCGCCCGCGAAGGCACACCGCATGTAATGTGTAGCTACCTGTATGATCTGGCAGGTCTGTTCTCTGGTTTCTACGAGCACTGCCCGATTCTCAATGCCGACAGTGACGACGTGCGTCAAAGCCGTCTGAGACTGGCGCTGCTGACGGCGAAAACGCTGAAGCAAGGTCTGGATACGCTGGGCATCGAAACCGTCGAGAAGATGTAA
- a CDS encoding EAL and HDOD domain-containing protein, whose amino-acid sequence MYSFVARQPILNSHLQTVAYELLFRMDITNKFPDVSPEFATAQLISDQFLTNPLTKSVVEQPYYINFPHQLLINGQAEVLPQEKVVIEILENSPPNNDLLVAVKKLKRKGFRIALDDFSMDSEWDRFLPYVDIIKFDLTLSTFDDIENFINRTSQRKLTYLAEKVETHEQYLQSKKLGISLFQGYFFSRPEMIKSKKLANNSSNTIRLLREVNKPEINYATIEELVCADLSLYYKLMRHITNIKYNTRFGITATSMSFRSMAMLLGQRELKRFVSLISITNSNENKPSELYRTSLIRARFFELLYASFNVKEDTTEAFLCGLLSLLDAVLDSPMPLLLSQIALSEKINQSLLDHTGELAPYLTLISKYEQQEWEELEPLLTQLGLNEEDFFTMIREATQWADEIL is encoded by the coding sequence ATGTATTCATTTGTTGCCCGTCAACCCATTTTAAATAGCCATCTTCAAACGGTCGCCTACGAGCTCCTTTTTCGCATGGACATCACCAATAAATTTCCTGACGTCAGTCCTGAATTTGCGACCGCACAGCTTATTTCCGATCAGTTCTTAACCAACCCACTAACAAAATCCGTGGTTGAACAACCTTACTACATTAATTTCCCCCATCAACTGCTGATCAATGGTCAGGCAGAGGTCTTGCCACAAGAAAAAGTCGTTATCGAGATTCTTGAAAATTCGCCCCCCAACAACGATCTCTTGGTGGCCGTAAAAAAGCTAAAAAGAAAGGGCTTCAGAATTGCACTGGATGATTTCTCGATGGATTCAGAGTGGGATCGTTTTTTACCTTACGTTGATATCATCAAATTCGATTTAACCCTGTCGACGTTTGATGATATTGAAAACTTCATCAACAGAACCTCGCAGCGTAAATTAACTTATCTGGCCGAAAAAGTAGAAACACATGAGCAATACCTGCAAAGCAAAAAGCTGGGGATCTCACTTTTTCAGGGATATTTTTTCAGCCGTCCTGAAATGATTAAATCGAAGAAGCTGGCCAATAACTCCAGTAATACCATCAGATTACTGAGAGAAGTCAATAAGCCCGAAATCAACTATGCCACGATCGAGGAATTAGTGTGTGCGGATCTGTCGCTTTATTATAAATTGATGCGCCACATCACCAACATCAAATACAACACCCGTTTTGGCATCACCGCAACCTCAATGTCGTTCCGTTCTATGGCCATGCTGCTTGGGCAACGGGAACTCAAACGTTTTGTCTCGTTAATCAGCATTACCAACAGTAATGAAAATAAACCCAGCGAGCTTTATCGAACCAGTTTAATTCGCGCCAGATTCTTCGAATTATTGTATGCCTCTTTTAATGTAAAGGAGGATACCACCGAGGCATTTTTGTGCGGATTATTGTCGCTGCTTGATGCCGTATTAGACTCGCCAATGCCCCTGCTGCTCTCACAAATCGCGCTATCCGAAAAAATTAACCAAAGTTTATTGGATCATACTGGCGAACTCGCACCTTATCTGACGCTAATTTCTAAATATGAACAGCAAGAATGGGAAGAACTTGAACCGCTTTTAACGCAATTAGGTCTCAATGAAGAAGACTTCTTTACCATGATAAGAGAAGCAACGCAGTGGGCCGATGAGATTTTATAA
- the cutC gene encoding copper homeostasis protein CutC, producing MTKLEVCCYSVDCAITAAQSGADRIELCAGQREGGLTPSYGALRGAREKVAIPVHPIVRPRGGDFCYSSTELAAIKYDIEQIREMGFPGVVVGVLNEEGHIDLPKMREIMAVAQGMAVTFHRAFDMCLNPYIALEQLTELGVSRILTSGQQQTAENGLRLLRELTQASRGPIIMAGSGVRLTNLHKFQQAGIRELHSSAGQWTPSPMRYRKIGVSMCSDTELDEFSLYCVDGDVVAAMKRAVSPDREMQYVS from the coding sequence ATGACGAAACTGGAAGTATGCTGTTATAGCGTTGATTGTGCCATAACAGCAGCGCAGTCTGGGGCTGACAGGATTGAACTCTGTGCAGGACAACGGGAAGGCGGATTAACCCCCTCCTATGGTGCGCTGCGTGGTGCTCGTGAAAAGGTCGCGATTCCCGTGCACCCGATTGTGCGTCCGAGAGGCGGTGATTTTTGCTACAGTTCGACAGAACTGGCTGCCATCAAATACGACATTGAGCAGATTCGCGAAATGGGGTTCCCCGGCGTCGTTGTCGGTGTGCTGAATGAGGAAGGACATATTGATTTGCCCAAAATGCGTGAAATCATGGCGGTAGCGCAAGGCATGGCAGTAACCTTTCATCGCGCGTTCGATATGTGCCTGAACCCTTACATTGCGCTGGAACAACTCACTGAACTCGGCGTATCGCGCATATTGACCTCCGGACAGCAGCAGACGGCGGAGAATGGGCTGCGGCTATTGCGTGAACTAACACAGGCCAGTCGCGGTCCAATTATTATGGCGGGCTCTGGCGTGCGGTTGACTAACTTGCACAAATTTCAGCAGGCCGGTATTCGCGAACTGCACAGTTCCGCTGGTCAATGGACCCCATCCCCTATGCGCTACCGAAAAATTGGCGTGTCGATGTGTTCTGATACAGAGCTAGATGAATTTAGCCTGTATTGCGTGGATGGCGATGTAGTGGCTGCAATGAAACGGGCGGTCAGTCCGGATCGTGAAATGCAGTACGTGTCATAA
- the cmoA gene encoding carboxy-S-adenosyl-L-methionine synthase CmoA, with protein sequence MPNRDMLFSVPIANLGDWTFDERVADVFPDMIQRSVPGYSNIISMIGMLAERFVRPDSHVYDLGCSLGAATLSMRRNISVPGCKIIAVDNSPAMVKRCRSHIDAFRSDTPVEIIEADILNIDIENASMVVLNFTLQFLEPSQRQVLIERIYQGLNPGGVLVLSEKFNFADKDVGELLFNMHLDFKRANGYSELEISQKRSMLENVMLTDSVETHKARLASAGFEHSETWFQCFNFGSLLAVKAEEKA encoded by the coding sequence ATGCCAAACCGCGATATGCTTTTTTCTGTGCCAATTGCCAATTTAGGCGACTGGACATTCGACGAACGCGTTGCTGACGTATTTCCCGATATGATCCAACGTTCTGTTCCCGGCTATTCCAACATCATCTCGATGATTGGCATGCTGGCAGAACGCTTCGTCCGTCCAGATAGTCACGTCTATGATCTGGGATGCTCGCTGGGCGCTGCGACGCTGTCCATGCGACGCAATATCTCTGTTCCCGGTTGCAAAATTATCGCGGTCGACAATTCTCCGGCCATGGTGAAACGTTGCCGTAGCCATATCGACGCTTTTCGTTCCGATACGCCCGTCGAGATTATCGAAGCCGATATCCTGAACATTGATATCGAAAATGCGTCGATGGTGGTGCTGAATTTTACGCTTCAATTTCTGGAACCTTCTCAGCGCCAGGTACTTATTGAACGTATTTATCAGGGATTAAATCCCGGCGGTGTGCTCGTCCTCTCTGAAAAATTCAATTTTGCAGACAAAGACGTCGGCGAATTGCTGTTCAACATGCACCTCGATTTCAAACGGGCAAATGGCTACAGCGAGTTAGAAATCAGCCAGAAGCGCAGCATGCTGGAAAACGTCATGCTGACCGATTCGGTAGAAACTCATAAGGCTCGGCTGGCGAGCGCCGGTTTTGAGCATAGCGAAACGTGGTTTCAATGTTTTAATTTTGGTTCGTTATTAGCCGTGAAAGCAGAGGAAAAGGCGTGA